One stretch of Pradoshia sp. D12 DNA includes these proteins:
- a CDS encoding YqkE family protein: protein MMKHKPSKKNDDGSISLGDLLNQDILSQLQNKKGELKEEEQRRIQQMEKQKREERKRREKNKSFEELLNESNLNWKQFKG, encoded by the coding sequence ATGATGAAACATAAACCATCCAAGAAAAACGATGATGGCTCAATTAGCTTGGGAGATCTGCTAAATCAAGATATTTTGAGCCAATTGCAGAATAAAAAAGGTGAATTAAAGGAAGAAGAGCAACGTCGAATACAGCAAATGGAAAAACAAAAGCGTGAGGAACGAAAACGCCGCGAGAAAAATAAAAGCTTTGAAGAGCTATTAAATGAGAGCAATCTGAACTGGAAGCAGTTTAAGGGATAA
- a CDS encoding class I SAM-dependent DNA methyltransferase, with translation MGREFDQLFDEWAANYDETVSGSDDQYTDVFLHYEQILETVASHAEGSVIEFGVGTGNLTARLLEKGNQVLGIEPSTEMRKKAKKKLGSLSIVDGDFFHFPVENGVDTFVSTYAFHHLTDEEKEKAFALYSNLLTPGGKIVFADTMFLTKEDQQAVIDNAERNNFDRLAEDLRTEYYTTIPYLKSILEKHQFHVTFEQLNTFVWLMHATKQ, from the coding sequence ATGGGCAGAGAATTTGACCAGCTATTTGATGAATGGGCTGCTAATTATGATGAAACGGTATCCGGTTCTGATGACCAATATACCGATGTTTTTTTACATTATGAACAAATCCTAGAAACAGTTGCATCCCATGCGGAAGGCTCTGTAATCGAATTCGGAGTCGGAACAGGGAATTTGACTGCACGGCTACTGGAAAAAGGAAACCAAGTTCTCGGAATTGAGCCTTCCACAGAAATGAGAAAAAAGGCAAAGAAAAAGCTCGGATCCTTATCAATTGTAGACGGTGATTTCTTTCACTTTCCGGTTGAAAATGGAGTCGACACATTTGTAAGCACCTATGCCTTTCACCATTTAACCGATGAGGAAAAAGAGAAAGCTTTTGCTCTATACTCCAATCTTCTAACACCAGGCGGAAAAATCGTTTTTGCGGATACGATGTTTTTAACGAAAGAGGATCAGCAGGCGGTCATTGATAACGCTGAGCGCAACAATTTCGATCGATTAGCAGAGGATTTACGAACTGAATATTACACGACGATCCCTTACTTGAAATCAATCCTGGAAAAGCATCAATTTCATGTAACATTTGAGCAGCTAAATACATTTGTCTGGCTCATGCATGCCACTAAACAATAA
- a CDS encoding alpha/beta hydrolase, whose product MKKKRWYFIFGVMIAYIIGIGVFFSNMLMYMKRKDVEVVRKREIEAGRFDTASFQKLPQEEKWIQSKHGYRIHAIFAEPHKESKKWMIIAHGITENKWNSIRYVNLFAKKGFNTVIYDHRRHGDSEGKTSSYGYYEKDDLAAIVDELKAQKGHDILLGIHGESMGAVTLLLYAGTVEDGADFYIADCPFSEFSEQIAYRLKKDFRLPKWMVLPFGDWWLKRRDGYSFREVSPLKAVENIKSPVLFIHSLEDAYIPSTMSEELYEHKKGPKQLYLAEKGQHAQSYNTNPEAYEKVIDSFLKAHVPPFF is encoded by the coding sequence TTGAAAAAGAAAAGATGGTATTTTATCTTCGGTGTCATGATTGCATACATAATCGGAATTGGCGTATTCTTCTCTAACATGCTGATGTATATGAAACGAAAAGATGTTGAGGTCGTTCGGAAACGTGAAATCGAGGCAGGCCGTTTTGACACTGCTTCCTTTCAAAAACTGCCTCAGGAGGAGAAATGGATTCAATCCAAACATGGATACCGGATTCATGCTATATTTGCAGAACCACATAAGGAATCAAAAAAATGGATGATCATTGCGCACGGAATCACTGAAAATAAATGGAATTCGATTCGCTATGTCAATTTATTTGCAAAAAAAGGATTTAACACCGTCATTTATGATCATCGCCGCCATGGTGATTCGGAAGGAAAAACAAGCAGCTACGGATATTATGAAAAAGATGATCTTGCCGCTATTGTTGATGAATTAAAGGCTCAAAAGGGTCATGATATTTTGCTTGGTATCCACGGTGAATCAATGGGTGCGGTCACCCTGTTACTATATGCCGGCACCGTTGAGGATGGAGCTGATTTTTACATAGCGGATTGTCCATTCTCCGAATTCTCCGAGCAAATAGCTTACCGCCTAAAAAAAGACTTTCGTCTTCCAAAATGGATGGTTCTTCCCTTCGGGGATTGGTGGCTTAAACGGAGAGATGGCTATTCATTTAGAGAGGTTTCTCCTTTAAAGGCAGTAGAGAATATTAAAAGCCCTGTTCTTTTTATCCATAGTTTAGAGGATGCGTATATTCCCTCAACCATGAGCGAGGAATTATATGAACACAAAAAAGGACCGAAACAGCTATACCTAGCCGAAAAAGGCCAACATGCCCAATCCTATAATACGAATCCTGAAGCTTATGAAAAAGTAATCGATTCTTTTCTTAAAGCACATGTGCCCCCTTTCTTCTAG
- a CDS encoding DUF3784 domain-containing protein, whose protein sequence is MELFVGLITAGFHFLLAYIIWGKGKVHIFAGYVEGQVKDKKKLSKYAGILFIGLGIISVFFPLVPDSFFYYVFALYILWLLIGIVVINVKIK, encoded by the coding sequence ATGGAGCTTTTTGTTGGTCTTATCACTGCAGGGTTTCATTTTTTGCTTGCTTATATCATTTGGGGAAAGGGGAAAGTTCATATTTTTGCAGGATATGTGGAAGGTCAGGTTAAAGATAAAAAGAAACTTTCAAAGTATGCGGGCATATTATTTATTGGCCTGGGCATTATATCTGTTTTTTTTCCTTTGGTTCCGGACAGTTTTTTCTATTACGTATTTGCATTATATATTTTATGGCTTTTGATTGGTATTGTTGTTATCAATGTCAAAATAAAATAG
- a CDS encoding iron-sulfur cluster biosynthesis family protein, whose translation MEITWTDAALEKVKDKLTDQEGVFCLKYETEGCGCVVSGVTNLYFVKETTSQEVKWETNAYPVWLNKYHEIFLDEKLIIDYSSSTNSYQLKSPNQYLNPMMNVIFQ comes from the coding sequence ATGGAAATTACATGGACAGACGCAGCATTAGAAAAGGTAAAAGACAAGCTGACAGATCAAGAAGGCGTATTTTGTTTGAAGTATGAAACAGAAGGCTGTGGCTGCGTAGTAAGCGGTGTAACCAATTTATATTTTGTTAAAGAAACTACTTCTCAAGAAGTAAAATGGGAAACCAATGCCTATCCTGTATGGTTAAATAAATATCATGAAATCTTTTTAGATGAAAAGCTTATTATTGATTATTCCAGCAGTACAAATAGCTATCAGCTGAAAAGCCCTAATCAGTATTTAAATCCAATGATGAATGTCATCTTTCAATAG
- a CDS encoding YolD-like family protein: protein MIRDRGKIKWTSMMLPEHVTMLRAWAHEDSYETRNELDEQQVEAMNTIIMEALEYGKPVMIRYYRTASRRYGTVEGHIHYCNEQAQKLHIVDEDGDVCFVFYQEIMDVQLKN, encoded by the coding sequence ATGATTCGAGATCGCGGAAAAATAAAATGGACATCAATGATGCTGCCTGAACACGTAACAATGCTTAGAGCATGGGCACATGAGGACAGCTATGAAACAAGGAATGAGCTTGATGAACAGCAAGTGGAAGCGATGAATACGATAATTATGGAGGCTTTGGAATATGGGAAGCCTGTGATGATCCGCTATTACCGTACAGCCAGTCGCCGGTACGGTACGGTGGAAGGACATATTCATTATTGCAATGAACAGGCTCAAAAGCTTCATATCGTTGATGAGGACGGAGATGTTTGTTTTGTATTTTATCAGGAAATTATGGACGTACAATTGAAAAATTGA
- a CDS encoding DNA polymerase thumb domain-containing protein, with protein MIDYSTLPHHYVMCVDMKSFFASCSAVMMGLDPLECYLAVVSDTERSGSVVLASSPKMKKEFGIKTGSRLFEIPDDPRIIKVNPNMATYLRISTEISRLFNRYVPKSAIHTYSVDESFLKVDGTTRLWGDIVEIAEKIQDEIDREFQLPCAIGIGPNMLLAKLCLDLEAKKKGISQWTYEDVPEKLWPLSPLSEMWGIGKPMEKKLNGMGIFSIGQLARYDLETLEKKFGIMGNQLYHHAWGVDLSDIGAPIMEGQISFGKGQVLLRDYKKPEEIKHVILEMSEEVARRTRASGMAGRTVSLGIYYSQDEFGGGFHRSMTRETPTNITMDIYEMCLTLFERFYTGKTVRKISITLSNVIPDREMQISLFDQDSWRKRELGFVMDRMRKKFGSNAILRAVSYTEAGTAKHRSTLVGGHRA; from the coding sequence ATGATTGATTACAGTACTTTACCGCATCATTATGTTATGTGCGTGGATATGAAAAGTTTTTTTGCCAGCTGTTCAGCGGTGATGATGGGACTGGATCCGCTTGAATGTTATTTGGCTGTGGTGAGTGATACGGAACGGAGCGGCAGTGTGGTGCTGGCTTCATCTCCCAAAATGAAGAAAGAGTTTGGCATTAAGACAGGCTCGAGATTGTTTGAGATTCCGGATGATCCGCGCATTATAAAGGTTAATCCTAATATGGCTACGTATTTGCGTATCTCTACTGAAATCAGCCGTTTATTCAATCGATATGTACCTAAAAGCGCAATTCATACGTACAGTGTGGATGAAAGCTTCTTAAAGGTGGATGGGACCACTCGTCTATGGGGAGATATCGTAGAAATTGCTGAAAAAATCCAGGATGAAATTGATCGGGAATTCCAGCTTCCATGCGCGATTGGAATCGGTCCGAATATGCTGCTTGCTAAGCTGTGTCTTGATTTGGAGGCCAAGAAAAAAGGAATCTCCCAATGGACCTATGAGGATGTACCAGAAAAATTATGGCCCTTATCCCCCTTGAGCGAAATGTGGGGAATCGGAAAGCCGATGGAAAAGAAACTGAATGGAATGGGGATTTTTTCAATCGGTCAATTGGCGCGTTATGATCTGGAGACGCTTGAAAAGAAGTTTGGCATTATGGGCAATCAATTGTACCACCATGCTTGGGGTGTTGATTTATCGGATATCGGTGCTCCGATTATGGAAGGACAAATCAGCTTTGGAAAAGGCCAGGTATTACTGCGTGATTATAAAAAGCCTGAGGAAATCAAGCATGTCATTCTGGAAATGAGTGAGGAAGTAGCAAGAAGAACACGTGCAAGCGGGATGGCGGGCAGAACCGTCAGCTTGGGAATTTATTATAGCCAGGATGAATTTGGAGGCGGATTTCATCGCTCTATGACAAGAGAAACGCCGACCAATATTACGATGGATATTTATGAAATGTGTTTAACCTTGTTTGAACGGTTTTATACAGGCAAAACAGTTAGGAAAATTTCTATTACACTTTCGAATGTTATCCCCGATCGAGAGATGCAAATCAGTCTATTTGACCAGGATAGCTGGCGCAAACGCGAACTTGGCTTTGTGATGGATCGAATGCGTAAAAAATTTGGATCGAATGCGATTTTACGTGCCGTGTCGTATACAGAGGCAGGAACGGCCAAGCATCGAAGTACGTTGGTTGGAGGACATAGAGCATAA
- a CDS encoding heme oxygenase — protein MIVVQNKIKTKPGFAEKMAGRFTSGNELDKFKGFVKVEVLLTEGLTEYDEISVNMYWEDEESFLAWKNSDSFKKAHKRPEGKPDEAKQDSPMLGSQQTTFRVASVKEAAPTK, from the coding sequence ATGATTGTTGTTCAAAACAAAATTAAAACCAAACCAGGTTTCGCAGAAAAAATGGCAGGCCGTTTCACTTCCGGTAACGAATTAGATAAATTTAAAGGATTTGTTAAAGTAGAGGTTTTACTTACAGAGGGCCTGACAGAATATGATGAGATAAGCGTCAATATGTACTGGGAGGATGAAGAAAGCTTCCTTGCCTGGAAAAACAGCGACTCCTTCAAAAAAGCGCACAAACGTCCGGAAGGCAAACCGGATGAAGCTAAACAGGACTCTCCTATGTTAGGAAGCCAACAAACTACATTTAGAGTAGCGTCTGTAAAAGAAGCAGCTCCAACAAAATAA
- a CDS encoding aspartate/glutamate racemase family protein, translated as MKIWHQSLTSIEDIPEYRDAVIQHVSKIARPDVDIVLHGMTKETYPAQYPGHYITYNYLQSLHKEQFIRNTLIAERAGYDAVFIATIPDVGLIEARSLVDIPVIGYGQASMHIASMLGTRIGIVNFLAPLADQLRFNAKQYGLEQKLGPIIQADIGFYDILEGFKNPEPILEKFKAAAKTAIAEGADVIIPGEGPMNIFLATHGIHHIEDVPIIDSFGSAIKMCESLVDLQKISGMTTTRKGYYHAKPPEEIVEKLRDYYQLQAITKEMDFGLSVREFAAN; from the coding sequence ATGAAAATTTGGCATCAAAGCTTAACTTCCATTGAAGACATACCTGAATATCGTGATGCGGTCATACAGCATGTATCCAAAATTGCTCGACCAGATGTTGATATCGTCTTACATGGAATGACAAAGGAGACTTATCCTGCTCAATACCCGGGGCACTATATTACCTACAACTATCTGCAAAGCCTGCATAAAGAGCAATTTATTCGAAACACATTGATTGCTGAAAGGGCAGGGTATGATGCTGTTTTTATAGCTACCATACCGGATGTCGGCTTGATTGAGGCTCGTTCATTAGTGGACATCCCGGTTATTGGCTACGGCCAGGCATCCATGCATATTGCCTCAATGCTTGGAACAAGAATAGGCATCGTGAATTTTTTAGCTCCACTGGCAGATCAGTTACGTTTTAATGCGAAGCAATATGGTCTTGAACAAAAATTGGGCCCGATTATTCAGGCGGATATTGGATTTTATGATATTTTGGAAGGATTTAAAAATCCTGAGCCGATTTTGGAGAAATTTAAAGCTGCCGCAAAAACAGCTATTGCCGAAGGGGCAGATGTCATTATTCCTGGAGAAGGTCCGATGAATATATTTTTAGCAACCCACGGTATTCATCATATTGAAGATGTCCCGATTATCGATTCATTCGGCTCGGCCATTAAAATGTGTGAATCACTTGTCGATTTGCAGAAAATTAGTGGTATGACGACTACGCGAAAAGGGTATTATCATGCAAAACCACCCGAAGAGATTGTTGAAAAACTGCGTGACTATTATCAGTTGCAAGCTATAACCAAGGAAATGGATTTTGGATTATCCGTGCGTGAGTTTGCTGCTAATTAA
- a CDS encoding flavocytochrome c has protein sequence MNQFDLIIVGAGMAGLCAAVEASERGANAVIFEKQADIGGSSLLSGCFMAFAETELQSKLGISDTTESLMNDLYVVGQFKNDKNLVQAYGKHQLSTYNWLVSHGVIFQNCQAVSGHSSPRGHTIIPDQAIQTLKNHALNNGVSLHVNSPVVRLLTEQQKVVGVLYQQNGEQKECYTSKGVALTAGGFSQSEDLLGAFAPQLEHTIRLGGEGNHGDGIKLAASVGAWLEDFPYLKGTYGFHPSSTNQKKRQAHAFYKGGIIVNEQGKRFVNESISYKLLGDAALQQPNQHTFQVWDQTVMDQGVEHDALYDFQLLFNEGLIIQAETLEELAEKTGLPSQSLHQTIDSYNRHLITSDDPFGRNTLTHTFGKPPPIQTGPFYAMETVTAMLATYAGVRVNEDAEVLNPFGDPIKGLYAAGEMVGGFHGAGYMTGSSLGKAAIFGRIAAEQALRIKEEEVAR, from the coding sequence TTGAATCAGTTTGATTTGATTATTGTTGGTGCTGGCATGGCAGGTCTTTGTGCAGCTGTTGAGGCATCAGAGCGAGGTGCCAATGCTGTCATTTTCGAAAAGCAGGCAGACATCGGTGGCAGTTCATTGCTTAGCGGTTGTTTTATGGCGTTTGCTGAAACAGAACTTCAAAGTAAGCTTGGCATAAGTGATACTACCGAGAGTTTGATGAATGATTTGTATGTTGTCGGTCAATTTAAAAATGATAAAAATCTGGTTCAGGCATATGGGAAACATCAGCTTTCCACTTATAACTGGTTAGTTTCACATGGAGTAATATTTCAAAATTGTCAGGCCGTAAGTGGCCATTCAAGCCCTCGGGGGCATACGATCATTCCTGATCAGGCCATTCAAACACTGAAAAACCATGCTTTGAATAATGGTGTTTCACTGCATGTTAATAGTCCTGTCGTACGTTTGCTAACTGAGCAACAAAAAGTAGTGGGTGTACTTTATCAACAAAATGGCGAGCAAAAGGAATGCTATACATCTAAAGGGGTCGCTTTAACCGCAGGTGGATTCTCACAAAGTGAAGATTTATTAGGAGCCTTTGCACCACAGCTTGAACACACAATCAGGTTAGGTGGAGAAGGGAACCATGGAGATGGCATTAAATTAGCAGCTTCCGTAGGTGCCTGGTTAGAGGATTTTCCATACTTAAAAGGAACATACGGCTTTCATCCGAGTTCTACTAATCAAAAGAAACGGCAGGCTCATGCCTTTTATAAAGGCGGCATCATTGTGAATGAACAGGGGAAACGATTTGTTAATGAGTCGATTTCCTACAAATTATTGGGTGATGCTGCATTGCAGCAGCCTAATCAACATACATTTCAAGTTTGGGATCAAACGGTTATGGATCAGGGTGTCGAACATGATGCGCTATATGATTTTCAATTATTGTTTAATGAAGGCTTAATTATCCAGGCTGAGACACTTGAGGAATTGGCCGAAAAAACAGGTCTCCCAAGTCAATCTCTTCACCAAACGATTGACTCATATAATAGGCATCTTATTACCAGTGATGACCCATTCGGTCGTAACACATTGACCCATACATTTGGTAAGCCACCCCCGATTCAAACCGGTCCTTTTTACGCAATGGAAACAGTGACTGCTATGCTCGCTACATATGCAGGAGTTCGTGTAAACGAGGATGCAGAAGTTTTAAATCCGTTCGGCGACCCAATTAAAGGATTATATGCAGCCGGAGAAATGGTGGGTGGCTTCCATGGAGCGGGTTATATGACAGGGAGCTCGCTCGGAAAGGCAGCTATTTTTGGACGTATTGCTGCTGAACAAGCCCTTCGAATAAAGGAAGAGGAGGTAGCGCGATGA
- a CDS encoding GlcG/HbpS family heme-binding protein produces MKEFTYAYTQQTITLELAKAMLEKAEEKGRELGMKFAISIVDKAGNLKAFSAMDGAPVLALEISQNKAFSAAAYNRATHEWYDRLKDDPPLMTGLVHTNRLVVFGGGYPIHVNGECVGGIGVSGGHYTHDMQLCEAGLSVVEAVKEV; encoded by the coding sequence ATGAAAGAATTTACTTATGCTTACACGCAACAAACGATTACATTGGAACTAGCCAAAGCTATGCTTGAAAAAGCAGAGGAAAAGGGAAGAGAACTGGGAATGAAATTTGCGATTTCTATTGTTGATAAAGCAGGTAATTTAAAAGCATTTTCAGCAATGGATGGAGCACCTGTATTGGCATTGGAGATTTCTCAAAACAAGGCATTTTCAGCTGCAGCATACAATCGTGCAACCCATGAGTGGTATGATCGCTTAAAAGATGATCCACCTTTAATGACAGGTTTAGTACATACCAATCGCCTGGTCGTTTTTGGCGGCGGTTATCCAATTCACGTTAATGGTGAGTGTGTAGGCGGAATAGGCGTCAGCGGCGGTCACTATACGCATGATATGCAGCTTTGTGAGGCAGGATTAAGTGTAGTCGAGGCAGTAAAGGAAGTGTAG
- a CDS encoding SDR family NAD(P)-dependent oxidoreductase yields the protein MELKGKVALVTGASRGIGKETVALLASRGADIAICALDQEECEKVADFIRTTYSVKAIAVSCDVANQEEVKKAVYEVNKQLGPIDILINNAGAMLLKPFTETTTAEWMNMFDVNVHGPYYFCREVVDSMKNRQEGIIINISSIWGTKGGPNRSAYISSKHAVIGFSKALGEELKPFGIRVNAVCPGPVDSQMTDALGTNIDKTGWLQPIDIAHVIADLALPKSKAITATSVEAFGAGTPVGIAK from the coding sequence GTGGAATTAAAGGGAAAAGTGGCTCTTGTCACAGGTGCAAGCCGTGGAATTGGTAAAGAAACCGTCGCTTTATTGGCTTCTCGTGGCGCGGATATCGCCATCTGTGCACTGGATCAGGAAGAGTGTGAAAAAGTTGCTGATTTTATTCGTACAACCTATTCAGTAAAAGCGATAGCTGTATCTTGTGATGTAGCCAATCAAGAGGAAGTAAAAAAAGCCGTATATGAGGTTAACAAGCAATTGGGACCGATTGATATATTAATTAACAATGCAGGTGCCATGCTGCTAAAGCCATTTACAGAAACGACAACCGCAGAATGGATGAACATGTTTGATGTTAATGTACACGGACCATATTATTTCTGCCGTGAGGTTGTGGACTCGATGAAAAATCGCCAGGAAGGGATTATTATAAATATTTCTTCCATTTGGGGAACAAAAGGCGGTCCCAATCGCAGTGCATATATTTCCTCTAAGCATGCAGTTATTGGTTTTTCAAAGGCATTGGGAGAAGAATTGAAACCTTTTGGCATACGCGTTAATGCAGTTTGCCCCGGTCCGGTAGACTCACAAATGACGGATGCATTGGGGACTAACATTGATAAAACAGGCTGGCTGCAGCCGATTGATATTGCTCATGTTATAGCTGATTTAGCACTGCCAAAAAGCAAAGCTATTACCGCTACTTCGGTTGAGGCTTTTGGTGCCGGAACGCCTGTCGGTATAGCAAAATAA
- a CDS encoding FAD-binding protein yields MTEVDYDLIIVGCGAAGTATALAAAEKAKESGENMSIAILERAPFEKRGGNTRWTAAYMRMENIDTPAPNFVEDMLNFSDQAMGREYAETLQSEAGPTLRWVESKGVDFDFLPTMFLTASRPRLLPVGGGRAIIDTLSQRARALGVEIIYEAAAWNLSLNDEGAINGIFVRSADGSSMHLKTNAVVLAAGGFQGNKEMMAQYIGHDAHKIPPVSEGGLFNKGEAIRMALNIGAAGNGQFDSFHAETVDPRSKREEAGVMLFPYAILVNQNGERFTDEGVTTIDEQYEEVARKIFYTCENHIAYMITDQKMYSIPNYEEALQTDIPAVVADSIEQLAEKLNVNSENLVKTVEEFNSACPEGEFIYNRLDGLATNGLTLNKSNWSIPINEGPYIAYPVHCCNVFTNGGLATDTDGRVLTGDDIAIPGLYAVGETSGVYYGKYPGGTSVLRCLVFGRRAGKHAVSYISSFQTTR; encoded by the coding sequence ATGACTGAAGTAGATTACGATTTAATTATTGTTGGTTGTGGTGCAGCCGGAACAGCCACGGCTTTGGCGGCTGCTGAAAAGGCTAAAGAATCAGGAGAAAATATGTCAATTGCTATTCTCGAACGTGCGCCATTTGAAAAACGAGGCGGGAATACACGGTGGACAGCAGCTTATATGCGCATGGAAAACATTGATACACCTGCTCCAAACTTCGTTGAAGACATGTTGAATTTTTCGGATCAAGCGATGGGCCGCGAATATGCAGAGACCTTACAAAGCGAAGCAGGACCGACACTGCGTTGGGTTGAATCAAAAGGGGTGGATTTTGATTTTCTGCCAACCATGTTTTTGACAGCTTCACGTCCGCGTTTACTGCCTGTTGGGGGTGGACGTGCCATCATCGATACCCTAAGTCAGCGTGCCCGTGCTTTGGGAGTAGAAATTATTTATGAAGCAGCAGCCTGGAATTTGTCCCTAAATGATGAAGGAGCTATTAACGGAATCTTCGTACGTTCTGCAGATGGAAGCAGTATGCATTTGAAAACAAATGCTGTTGTTTTGGCTGCTGGTGGATTTCAGGGAAATAAAGAAATGATGGCCCAGTATATAGGCCATGACGCTCATAAAATACCTCCCGTATCAGAAGGAGGGCTCTTTAATAAAGGTGAAGCTATTCGAATGGCTTTAAATATTGGGGCAGCGGGGAATGGCCAATTTGATTCCTTCCACGCTGAAACGGTTGATCCACGCAGTAAACGTGAGGAAGCCGGAGTCATGTTGTTTCCGTATGCTATTTTAGTAAATCAAAATGGAGAGCGTTTTACGGATGAGGGTGTAACCACCATTGATGAACAATATGAAGAAGTGGCCCGTAAAATCTTCTATACCTGTGAAAATCATATTGCCTATATGATTACAGATCAAAAAATGTATTCGATTCCAAACTATGAAGAAGCACTTCAGACAGATATACCAGCAGTTGTCGCTGATTCTATTGAACAATTGGCCGAAAAACTAAATGTGAATTCAGAGAATCTCGTAAAAACGGTGGAGGAATTTAATAGCGCTTGTCCGGAAGGTGAATTTATCTATAACCGGTTAGATGGATTAGCAACCAATGGATTGACTTTAAATAAATCCAATTGGTCCATTCCTATCAACGAAGGCCCCTATATTGCTTACCCAGTTCATTGCTGCAATGTGTTTACAAATGGCGGATTAGCTACTGATACAGATGGAAGGGTGTTAACGGGAGACGATATTGCTATTCCGGGTTTATATGCAGTTGGTGAAACTTCAGGCGTATACTACGGGAAATATCCGGGTGGTACATCTGTGCTTCGATGTCTGGTATTTGGTCGACGGGCTGGTAAACATGCGGTCTCGTATATTTCCAGTTTCCAAACAACCCGGTAA
- a CDS encoding isocitrate lyase/PEP mutase family protein, with protein sequence MISKTKQFQHLLNGSETFILPGAYDAMTARLVEEAGFGAIYATGAGISNAQLGWADVGLTTLTEIAQVVAWMADVTTVPLVVDADTGFGNAINMQRTVRILERAGAAAIQIEDQVMPKKCGHFNGKEVISKEEMIGKIKAALDARADEDFAIIARTDALAVHGIEEAVDRANAYKEAGAHAIFVEAPTAIDQIASIPKLVPDIPLILNLVEGGKTPLISKEEAQAMGYKIVLCANTVLRGAIKGAMDALRVLQQDQSQENIHDYICSWKTRQELFKLHEINELEVKYSESLKSGDSR encoded by the coding sequence ATGATATCAAAAACAAAACAGTTTCAACATTTATTAAATGGTTCTGAAACATTTATTTTGCCAGGTGCTTATGATGCGATGACTGCCCGATTAGTCGAAGAAGCTGGATTTGGAGCTATATATGCGACAGGTGCAGGAATATCAAATGCCCAGCTAGGTTGGGCCGATGTTGGTTTAACCACGTTAACAGAAATTGCACAGGTAGTTGCCTGGATGGCTGATGTAACAACTGTTCCTCTTGTAGTGGATGCAGATACGGGGTTTGGCAATGCCATTAACATGCAAAGAACGGTCAGAATATTGGAGCGTGCCGGTGCGGCAGCCATTCAGATCGAGGATCAGGTGATGCCCAAAAAATGTGGTCATTTTAATGGAAAAGAAGTGATCTCTAAAGAGGAGATGATAGGAAAAATAAAAGCAGCCCTTGATGCTCGGGCCGATGAAGACTTTGCGATTATCGCGCGTACAGATGCACTGGCGGTCCATGGGATTGAAGAAGCGGTTGACCGAGCGAATGCGTATAAGGAAGCTGGTGCACATGCCATATTTGTTGAGGCACCAACTGCCATCGATCAGATAGCATCCATTCCAAAGTTAGTGCCGGATATTCCTTTAATATTAAACTTGGTGGAAGGCGGTAAAACACCTCTTATTTCAAAAGAAGAAGCCCAGGCAATGGGATATAAAATTGTGCTTTGTGCCAATACAGTGTTACGAGGTGCCATTAAAGGGGCAATGGATGCACTGCGAGTGTTGCAGCAGGACCAATCACAAGAAAATATTCATGACTATATATGCTCATGGAAAACAAGACAGGAGTTATTTAAATTACATGAAATAAATGAATTGGAAGTAAAATATTCTGAATCTTTAAAAAGTGGTGATTCCAGATGA